The genome window gctcgcttattgagctgttgtatacactgtctggagagtcgtttcttctctcccttcttattcctcctcctcccttcttcatatgttgtgtgttttgttctgtgctctttttaggggtgctcccatctagagcagtccctgtaggatgccctgtagaggtggtttgtgggaagcaaattccctcagcttttgcttatctgggaattgtttgatcccaccatcatatttaaatgatagtcgtgctggatacagtatccttggttcaaggcccttctgtttcattgcattaagtatgtcatgccattctcttctggcctgtagggtttctgttgagaagtctgatgttagcctgattggttttcctttataggtgacctttttctctctagctgcctttaaaactctttccttgtccttgatccttgccattttaattattatgtgtcttggtgttgtcctccttggatcctttctgttgggggttctgtataattccatggtctgttcgattatttcctcccccagtttggggaagttttcagcaattatttcttcaaagacactttctatcccttttcctctttcttcctcttctggtatccctataatacgaatgtttttccttttgtattggtcacatatttctcttagtgttgtttcattcctggagatccttttatctctctctatgtcagcttctatacgttcctcttctctggcttctattccttcaatggcctcttgcatcttatccattctgcttataaatccttccagggattgtttcacttctgtgatctctttcctgacatctgtgatctccttccggacttcatcccactgctcttgcatttttctctgcatctcatcccactgctcttgcatttttctctgcatctcatcccattgctcttgcatttttttctgcatctctgtcagcatgttcatgatttttattttgaattctttttcaggaggactagttaggtctgtctccttctcaggtgttgtctctgtgatctttgtctgcctgtagttttgccttttcatggtgatagagatagtctgcagagctggtacaagtgaccgctggaagagcttcccttcttgttggtttgtagccttttcctgggagaatagcgacctctagtggcttgtgctgggcagctgtgcgcagacagggcttctgcttcctgcccagttgctttggggtttatctccactgttgctgtgggcttggcctggctggggctgttcctccaaaatggtggagccccgttagagggggagcagccaggagactatttatctccgtaaggggcctctgtgctccctgctgcccagggggttagagtgcccagagatccccagattccctgcttctggtctaagtgacctgtcctgcccctttaagatttccaaaaagcactctccaaaccaaaacaacaacagcaacaatgagagagggaacagaaaggaaaaaaaaaaagaaaaaacacgcgatttttttttttttttttcctcaggtgccggtcccaggcacccgcgcactggtcctgctgccctgtctccctagcaccagggtccctgtcctttcaaggcttccaaaaagcacccacccaccggtcccgcagggaaggaacgctcaatattcttggtcctcaggcactggtcccacgcacccgctcaccagtcctgccgccctgcctccctagcaccggggtccctgtcccttcaaggcttccaaaaagcacttggcaaaaagagagagaaaaaaaggggaaaaacgcgcgatttcttccgtcctcaggtgctggtctcaggcacccacccactggtcccacagggaaaaatgcgggatattctttgtcctcaggtgccggtcccaggcacccgctcaccagtcccgccgccctgcctccctagcaccggggtccctgtcccttttaggcttccaaaaagcactcgcagaaaagagaaaaaaaaaaggggaaaaacgcgcgatttcctctgtcctcaagtgccggtctcaggcacccgcccaccggtcccgcagggaaaaacgggggatattctttgtcctcaggcgccggtcccagccacccgatcaccagtcccgccaccgtgcctccctagcactggggtccccgtcccttcaaggcttccaaaaagcgcttgccaaaaagagaaaaaaaaaaaaaaggggaaaaacgcgcgacctcctccgtcctcaggcactggtctcaggcacccgcccccaggtctcgcagggagaaacgcgggatattctttgtcctccggcgccgttcccaggcacctcctcaccggtcccgccaccctgcctccccagcaacgggggcccgtccctctaaggcttccaaaaagcgctctccaaaaaaaaaaaactgctccagtttctctccacccgccgggagccggggggaggggcgctcgggtcccgccgggctggggcttgtatcttacccccttcacaaggcactgggttcttgcaggtgtggatgtggtctggatgttgtcccgtgtcctgtggtctctattttaggaagatttttctttgttatattttcatagctctatgtgtttttgggaggagatttccactgctctactcacgccgccatcttggctccctccttctcttctgccctttttttaattggattatttgctttttgtttgttgaggagcatgagctttttatatattttggatgtcaagcctttatcagatctgtcatttatgaaaatattctcccatactgtagggtacctttttgttctattgatggtgtgctttgctgtgcagaagcttttaagcttgatatagtcccacttgttcatttttgcttttgttttccttgcccagggagatatgttcatgaagaagtcgctaatgttcacatccaagagatttttgcctatgtttttttctaagagtttcatggtttcatgacttaaattcaagtctttgattcattttgaatttacttttgtgtatggggttagacagtgatccagtttcattctcttacatgtagctgtccagttctgccagcaccatctattgaagagactgtcatttccccattgtatgtccatggctccttaatcgaATATTAATTGGttatatatgtctgggttaatgtctggagtctctaatctgttccactggtctgtggctctgttcttgtgccagtaccaaattgtcttgattactatggctttgtagtagagcttaaagttggggagtgagatccctgccactttattcttgtttctcaggattgctttggctatttggggtctttggtgcttccatatgaattttgaactatttgttccagtttgttgaagaatgttgttggtaatttgataggaattgcatcaaatctgtatattactttgggcaggatggccattttgacgatattaattcttcctagccaagagcatgggatgagtttccatttattactgtcccctttaatttctcttaagagtgacttgtagttttcagggtatagttcttccacttccttggttaggtttattcctaggtattttattcttttgatgcaattgtgaatggagttgttttcctgatttctctttctgttggttcattgttagtgtataggaatgcaacagatttctgcatattaattttgtatcctgcaactttgctgaattcagatattagttttagtagttttagagtggattttttaggcttttttatgtacaatatcacatcatctgcaaatagtgacagtttacctacTTCTttacaatctggattccttgtatttctttgttttgcctaattgccatgcctagaacctccagtactatgttaaataacaatggggagagtgggcatccctgtcttgttcccgatctcagaagaaaagctttcagcttctcgctgttaagtatgatgttggctgtgggtttatcatatatgacctttattatgttgaggtacttgccctctatacccattttgctgagagtttttatcatgaatggatgttgaattttgttgaatgctttttcagcatctatggagatgatcatgtggtttttgtctttctttttgtttatgtggtggacaatgttgatggattttcgaatgttgtaccatccttgcatccctgggatgaatcccacttggtcgtggtatatgatccttttctccgtaggatttattccagggatgcaaggatggcacaacattcgaaaatccatcaacatcatctgccacatgaacaaaaaggacaaaaaccacatgatcatctccatagatgccaaaaaaagcatttgacaaaattcaacatccattcatgataaaaactctcaacaaaatgggtgtagagggtaagtacttcaacataataaaggctatatatgacaaacccaaagccaacattatacttaacagtgagaatctgaaagcttttcttctaagatcgggaacaagacaaggatgcccacttctattcaacatagtactggaagtcctcgccatgggaatcagacaacacaaagaaataaaaggcacccagattgtcaagaaagaagttaaacggtcactatttgctgatgacatgatattgtacataaaaaaccctaaagaatccactccaaaactactagatctaatatctgaattcagcaaagttgcaggatacacagaaatctattgcatatACTCTgaaactatactctgaaaactacaagacattcatgagagaaattaaagaagatagcaataaatggaaacacatcctgtgctcatggataggaagaattaatattgtcaaaatggccatcctgcctaaagcaatctacagattcaatgcaattcctatcaaaataccaacagcattcttcagtgaactagagcaaatcattctaaagtttgtatggaaccacagagaccctgaatagccaaagcaatcctgagaaggaagaataaagctggaggtattatgctccctaacttcaagctttaATACAAAGCCACaagaatcaagacaatttggttccagcacaagaacagaaccatagaccaatggaacagactagagagccctgatataaacccaaccatatatgggcaattagtatatgatataaaagccatggatatacaatggtgaaatgacagcctcttcaacaactggtgttggcaaaactggacagctacatgcaacagaatgaaaatggattactgtttaatcccatacacaaaagtaaactcgaaatggatcaaagaccttaatgtaagtcatgaaaccataaaactcttagaaggcaacataggcaaaaatctcctgaatataagcatgagcaacttcttcctgaatgcatctcctggagcaagggaaacaaaagcaaaaatgaacacatggtactacatcaaactaaaaagtttctgtatggcaaaggacaccatcagcaaaacaaaaagtcctcctacaatatgggagaatatatttgtaaatgatatatccaacaagggattaacatccaaaatatataaagaactcacatgcctcaacacccaaaaagcaaataaccccattaagaaatgggcagaggatatgaagagacaattcccCAAAGAGGATGCCTAAGTTTTTGCCAGGCTGTGGGTGGTATGTTCAAAGATTTCAATTAATGAAAGAGCATGGTAACCAAGAAAATGCCAAGTACTTGGCATGGCTGGAGCACTGGATACTCCTGGGAGAGGCCTTTCACCAGATTAGGCTAGGTAGATCATCTATGTCAGATAATGAAGGCCTATGTGCCATGCTAAGAAGTGTGGAATTTATTCTAACATCACCTGGAGCCACTGAAGAGAAGGGAGATTAAAGGCAGTGGAACTGGAGAATTGGGGAGAGATTTAAGAGGTATGGAGGACATAGAGTTTAGAAGACTTAGTAAACATTTGAATGTGGAAGTGAATGTGGTGGGAGGATCAAATTTGACTCctctgtggggaaggagataaaaaTGATATTTAGATAAGTTCTTTTtgatttcttgttgtttgtttcacattgattctgatttttttcagtgttcaggaactcaaaagaacaaaaagatctTAGAACTCAAGAAATGAGGTCTTCTTCTTGGAAAATGGCCCACAAGGGAAGATAACACAGCCCATAGCGAAAAATGAAGAGAGTCATCAACGTCCTTGCTCACCAATCATTTATTGGGTATTTTAATACAATTCCATACATTTTCTTTGAGGGGTTTTCAGGCTCCAGGAGCTATAGATCAATAGCTGTGGCTCATTATAATCTGAAAATAGATGTCATACTTTCTCCATATTTTATGTGATCAGAAACCAGAAAGGTATTGAGCTGGAATTAGCTGTCTGATCAGCTCTAGTGAAAGGAGCTCATGAGGGGCAGGAGCCTGGGGCAGAAGCTGTTGTGGACATCAGAGATGCCCTCTACAGTCTCTGGCTCTCCTAGTAGCCTCTCACTATGTTTTATTTGAGTGTGGACTATGAGGCTTGGAATTCCTTATGTTTCATTCACAGGTGCCAAAGCTTACCAAAGCCCAGGGTCGCTTCTCTTCAAGCTGTAATGTATATCTTCATaattcctttcctgtttctgaaCTTTGGGGCAAAAGTTCTACTTTCAATGATCCAACCATGTCTCATCTACATGGAAGACAAACCAGGAAATGATTTAAATccccaaattaataaaaattgggATCTGATTATTTCACCCAATTTACTACTCAAATTTCATCTAAACAGAACACCCTAGAACTGCTGCTCAAAGAACTGAAATGGCCTAAAAAGTGAATACGAGTCCTCAAAAGCATCCCTGCACATAGATAAGAGTTGAGGAGAGAAGGAAGCCATGCGTTTTCCTCTCTTGAACAGAAATAAGGATAAACTTGACACACAGATTTCTTGTTCAGCTTTGTATTTCCTCTGCACTCGTGTGTGCATGGCCTAGTGCCGATGGTTGGTTCTCTGCTCTCGTACATAGTCATAGAGGGGAGTGAGAGCAATGGCTGCACTGGCAGGGTGACTTTTGCCTTGTTCTCTTCTTTGGGGCCTCCTGTCAATCTGGGCTGGGTTGAAGGCCAGCGCACTGTGTCTCCCCTGGGAGCCCCGGCTCTGGCCATGTTCATTTAGGTGGGATTTTTCTCTGTTAACACAGCCTTGCTGGGCCCAGTGGGATCGTTGGTCCTGGTGCTCTGGATACCTTTCTTTCTCCTCATGGGTTGACTTATTCCGTTGTCGCTGAGAGCTTTGATCTTCTGCATGGGCTTGTCTGCCCCTTTGCTGACGTCTCTGCTCCTCCTCATGGGTTTCATTGCCCCATGTCTCACATGAAGCTTCCTGACCCTCGTGGCTGTGAGTGCCCCTGTTTTGGTGTTGGCCCTGTTCTTCCTCTGCATGGTGGCTGCAGCCCTCATCACAGTTCTGCCCCATTTGGGCCTGTCTGTTACCCTGCACACTACTGCTCAGCTGCCAGTCACTCCCTTTGTGACATACAGACCTTTCGTGCTGGATCTGTGCCACAAGTTTATGTTGCTGAGATTGGTCATCTTCATCAGACTCCCACACCTGGGTGCTACTCTGCTGCCCTTCCCCAGAGTGGAGTCTCTGTCTCTGATTTCGGTTCCATTCCTGTCCTTGAGTCTCTTGACTTGGTCTCCTTGAACTTCTTGCTTGCTGAATATATGAGTCTCTGCATGTTTCCTCACTGCCTTGGAAGTACCTACTTTGCCTAGTTTCCCCAGTCTCTGACTGACCATTCTGAGAGTTCAGgccttgtctgtctgtctgaccAAAATGATTACTCTGgccttgtctgtctgtctgaccATAGTGGGAACTCTgaccctgtctgtctgtctgaccGAAGTGGGAACTCTGgccttgtctgtctgtctcaccAGAGTGGGAACATTGGCCTCGTCTGTCTGTCTGATCATGGTGGGAACTCTggccctgtctgtctgtctgaccATAGTGAGAACTCTgaccctgtctgtctgtctgatcATAGTGGGAACTCTGACCTCGTCTGTCTGTCTCACCAGAGTGGGAACTTTGGCCTCGTCTGTCTGTCTGACCATAGTGGGAACATTGgccttgtctgtctgtctgaccATAGTGGGAACATTGGCTTCGTCTGTCTGTCTTACCAGAGTGGGAATTCTGGCCTCGTCTGTCTGTCTGATCATAGTGGGAACTCTggccctgtctgtctgtctcaccaGAGTGGGAACTCTGgccttgtctgtctgtctcaccAGAGTGGGAACTCTGgccttgtctgtctgtctgatcATAGTGGGAACTCTGGCCTCGTCTGTCTGTCTGATCATAGTGGGAACTATGGCCCTGTCTGTCTGTGTCACCAGAGTGGGAACTCTGgccttgtctgtctgtctcaccAGAGTGGGAACTCTGgccttgtctgtctgtctcaccAGAGTGGGAACTCTGgccttgtctgtctgtctgaccATAGTGGGAACTCTgaccctgtctgtctgtctgatcATAGTGGGAACTCTGACCTCGTCTGTCTGTCTCACCAGAGTGGGAATTCTGgccttgtctgtctgtctcaccAGAGTGGGAACTCTggccctgtctgtctgtctgatcATAGTGGGAACTCTggccctgtctgtctgtctggtcATAGTGGGAACATTGGCCTCGTCTGTCTGTCTGACCAAAATGATTACTCTGACCTCGTCTGTCTGTCAGACTATAGTAGGAACTCTGGCCTTGTCTCTCTGTCTGGCCATATTGGAAATCCAATTCTTGCCTATCTCTCTGACTCGATTCCAGGCCCAGCCTCCCAGACTGTCCAAAATAAGAGcctgatttctgttgttttatctGGGTAGAGCAAGAGTTTTCTCCAAGTCTTCCTAACTGGCTACCACTTACTTGTTGTCCAAACCTTGCAGACTGGCTATAATGAGAATCCTGAACTTGTTTCTCACAGTGATTTAAGGCAAAGGTATGTCCTTGTCTTTTAGGCTGGCCACTGCTACATTTATGACTTAGTCTTTGACCAGAACTGGAGTCCCTATCTTGTCTCTCAGACTGATCCTGGTGGACATCCTGGTTTTGCCTCTCAGACTGACTACAGGGGGAGTCCTGCCTCTGCCTGTGTTGTCTGCCTGTATTTCCTGGAAACCTATGGTCTCGTATTTCCTCTTGTTCCCTTTCTTGCTGGGAGGTTCTGTCTCCACATGTCTCATTATCCACCTTATGATAGCAGGCTTGGGCCAATTGGAACACCAACAAGAGATATTCATGAAAATCAGCACGTCCATTTCTGTCTCGATCCAAGAGGCTGAAAATGATTTCCACTGTGTCTGGATCATTTGGTCTCTGTGAGAAGATAAAACAAAGAGCAAAATCAGAAGTTCTGCTCTGGCTACTAAGATGTGTGCTAATGTCTATGCCCCAGTCCATTTGTTCTGCTGAAAACCATTAGTATGAAGTGGCTTAGGCTTGGTTCTAGTCTTTGATCAGCTGGTTCTCAGAACCTCATCTCTTGCTAGACCAATGGGAGCATGACCATAGGGAGCAGATGTACTCTGCTCCATTAATAATTAATTTGGGACATTTGAGGAAGCTGTTGCATCCCATCACATGTTATATTGCAATTATTTGTTTACCTACTTCTTTCCAACTATATTGTGAGAtccaggagggaggagaaaaCTTGTTTAATTCATGTTCGTATTCCCAGTGCCTAGGATGGTGCTGGTATGGAGTAGGTGCTCAACAACtccttattgaatgaatgaatgaatgaatgagaagatGTGTGttctttattgaatgaatgaatgaatgaatgggaagaTGTGTGTACACACTAAAATATAAATCTAGACTTTCTTCTGAGAATGATTTACAGTTTGAAataatttctcctttctcttcatgTTCAGATACAAGGaggtatgtgttgtgtgtttgtgtctATGTCTATGTCTGAGCATGCCtgtgcacacatgtatgtgtgctGGGAGAGAACTACTAAGGAGCTGCCCAAAATTCTTTTAGTTACAGGATGGAGCatgaccaaaccaaacaaaaaacatcAAACCCTGGATGCAAGTGTTGGAGTCACATTTGATTCCATGGGGCCCAGAGTCTGTGTATCTTACCCGGAGGATGTCTCCAAACTCAGCCAAAAGCAGTTGCTTCAACTCTTTCTTACATAGTGAGGTACAGTCCCCATCCTGTTTAGCATATTTCTTGAACACCTCAATCACAGTGAATATGCTGTTCAGGAGTTGAGCCATTTTGGTCAAGATAGGTGAAtctaaaagaagaaacaagatttTGTCTATGTTTAGAATGAAGACCAGGAGATAGTATTTCCAGAGGGAAATGGTCCTTCTTAGTCAGGGGCCATTTCTTAAGAAGGTTAAGAAATGACAGAACCTCTTCTTAGCCATAATCCTCACTCCCTTTGACCTTAGTCAGGCTCCAAATATGTGCTACAGTGGGATGGGGTATGAACTATGGGTCACCTGCTAGAAAAAGCAGAGATTTCCAAATACATGGCAGGTGTCCTATAAGCCTCGTCCTCTTATTGAGGTGGAATTTGCTTGATTCAAGCTCTCATATTAGACCAAATAGGAAGGGAGATCAGGAAGCCCACAGAGTCAGGGCCGGCAGACAGGATAATAAAGCATAATTTTCCACCAGTGATGAACATACTGAATGGGGCAAAGCGACCCCATGTAACAGGACTCACTCTTCCTATGGGCCTTGCTCAAGTGGGGAAGAAGGCTAGAGGTCTTTTGCTGTGGGTCAGTGAAAGCTTTTTGGGAGGCTAAATTCTAGCAAGTGTTTCTGGCCTGGATGGTCATTTTGGGATATGCTTATAAAGTAGAATCAATGAATTCAAAAACTGTTAAAGGTAAAAATAGCAAGCCAAATTAACTGCATCAATAATAGGAAGTATATACAATCAGGTAGGTTCACACTGGCCATGTTGGGAGGCTGGAGTCTTTTGGGATTTATACCTCAATGGTATTTCTCCTTGTGGTGTGTTAATTCCAGTTACTGGGTTTATAAACCTCCAAGAAGCCTCAACTGCAAAACACATTGAATTTCCAAAAGTGTGCAATGATGCCTAAAAGGGTAAGTGGTAAATAGTGAATTGCATAGGACAAGCTGAGTCCCTTGTGGCAATTCATTGCAATCAGAGTTGAATATTATTGTGGCCTTATAGTCTAGGGCCTTGGCCCTAATGAACTCTAAATTCTTGCATCTTGACTAACTTGCACAAAGGTAAGTGATCTACTGTGGATCTACTAGAGACTAAACTATCCACCAATAGTTCTGGTCCTCAGTTTTGGGACACCTAGGACACACTAAAACAAAAGCATCTACTTTTTACAGGCTTAGAAGTAGGTTACCCCAGCTATCATCATATTCTGTGATAGAGCcaagaaaggaaagcaggagGGCACCCACGGCTTTCACTCACAGGGAGTAGTCTTAgacctccccagccccagcacaTCATAGCTGCCATCAAGAGCCTCATAGATACTGCCATTGCTCCCCCATGCCTGTCTTACCTGCTTAAGGAAGAATGAGCAGAAAATCAGAAGCCAGAGAGGATACTGGAGACCTGAAAACCCATCCTATTTATAAGAGTTTTAATTGTTCTACTAGACAATCCCAGGAGCCACCCATTCTGTGGAGGAATCTGAATCACTCTGGGtgcagcccagctcagcccagcttgACCTCTCCCTCTGCAGACCATTGGTTTATTTACTTCCCCCACTTACTCATGAACCTGTTTGTCATTAGAGTAGGTGACACTGTTCAAGACCCAGCCCCATTTAATTAGGGGAGTGTGTGTATGCTGTGGGGGTCCCAGAAGACAGAGGTATAGGCTGAGTTCATCCTTAATATGTGTCACCAAGGCTAATGGAAGACACATCATACCAAAGAAGGATATCAATATGGAAACTGTACAAAAATCTGTCAAAGTAGAGATTAGAGATTCTAGGTATATAGTCAGGATATATAGTTCCTGTAAGAGGTTTGTTTTAGATTGCTTTGCTTCTGTAGGTAGATATGTGTATTTTAATCTATTgacctattttaaattttttctttttcatttaacagCTATGCAGTCTGGAGGAAAAGTAGATGCATGACAAAATTtgggagggagtgagggaggggtGTGACTTTGGTGGAGATGCTGGCATTTGACCCTTTTAAGATCTTACTGAAAAGTTAGAGTTGAGGGACAATGTGGAAGCTTTTTCTATCTGTGAATAGAGATGCTATCAGAGACCTGGGCCTCCATTCATTCCCCATCTCTGCTCCCATATTATACCAGCAGTGTCTTTAGCATAAGAGATGCTCAGTAATTATTTGTGGAGTAAGTGAATTATTGAATTATGGAAGTATTTGAGAATCCTGTGTAAAGTGCCAAAAATTCTAGAtttacctctgctttcttcttctgTCTCACATTGAGAGCCCTGGTTGGACTTTTTCCTATGTAGCTATATGACAATCAATTGTTAGTGATGATACTTGCTATTATTGactattattatttatacttGATATTATGTGTTCAGGATTCTTCAAGGGAATCACAAAATGCAGAGAGTTTAGTCCAGTTGGAATAAGGAAGCTTCACAtagaaaaatatcttgaacacCAAGAGCGGGACATGAGAAGTGCTAAATGTCAGAAAACCTGGGTACATG of Manis javanica isolate MJ-LG chromosome 4, MJ_LKY, whole genome shotgun sequence contains these proteins:
- the RPTN gene encoding repetin encodes the protein MAQLLNSIFTVIEVFKKYAKQDGDCTSLCKKELKQLLLAEFGDILRRPNDPDTVEIIFSLLDRDRNGRADFHEYLLLVFQLAQACYHKVDNETCGDRTSQQEREQEEIRDHRFPGNTGRQHRQRQDSPCSQSERQNQDVHQDQSERQDRDSSSGQRLSHKCSSGQPKRQGHTFALNHCEKQVQDSHYSQSARFGQQVSGSQLGRLGENSCSTQIKQQKSGSYFGQSGRLGLESSQRDRQELDFQYGQTERQGQSSYYSLTDRRGQSNHFGQTDRRGQCSHYDQTDRQGQSSHYDQTDRQGQSSHSGETDRQGQNSHSGETDRRGQSSHYDQTDRQGQSSHYGQTDRQGQSSHSGETDRQGQSSHSGETDRQGQSSHSGDTDRQGHSSHYDQTDRRGQSSHYDQTDRQGQSSHSGETDRQGQSSHSGETDRQGQSSHYDQTDRRGQNSHSGKTDRRSQCSHYGQTDRQGQCSHYGQTDRRGQSSHSGETDRRGQSSHYDQTDRQGQSSHYGQTDRQGQSSHHDQTDRRGQCSHSGETDRQGQSSHFGQTDRQGQSSHYGQTDRQGQSNHFGQTDRQGLNSQNGQSETGETRQSRYFQGSEETCRDSYIQQARSSRRPSQETQGQEWNRNQRQRLHSGEGQQSSTQVWESDEDDQSQQHKLVAQIQHERSVCHKGSDWQLSSSVQGNRQAQMGQNCDEGCSHHAEEEQGQHQNRGTHSHEGQEASCETWGNETHEEEQRRQQRGRQAHAEDQSSQRQRNKSTHEEKERYPEHQDQRSHWAQQGCVNREKSHLNEHGQSRGSQGRHSALAFNPAQIDRRPQRREQGKSHPASAAIALTPLYDYVREQRTNHRH